The nucleotide window GGTGGGCCAAGAGCCGCCGATTATTCGCCTTATTGATAACCTAATATCCCGGGCGGTCCAAGATGGAGCCACCGATATCCATGTGGAGCCAGAGGAGAAGGTGGTCCGTACCAGATTTCGGGTCGATGGCATTCTCCGCCACGCACCTCATCTCCCCAAAGAGCTCCAGGGGGCGATCACCGCCCGGATTAAGGTCATGGCGAACCTGGACATTGCCGAGAACCGTCTCCCGCAGGATGGGCGTATCAGCTTCAATGCTGGAGGCCGTGACGTCGACCTGCGCGTCTCGACCTTTCCGACCACCCAGGGGGAAAATGTGGTACTCCGCATCCTGGACCGCTCGAAACTTGTCCTGGGACTTGAGCAGCTCGGCTTTGCTCCAGATCAACTCACCACCTTCAAGCGGCTCTTGATGCATCCCAACGGGATCATTCTGGCGAGCGGCCCGACTGGTAGTGGGAAGACCACCACCCTGTACTCCGGCCTCACGTACCTCAATTCTGAAGAGCAGAATATCATGACCATCGAAGATCCTGTGGAGTACGAGATCCCAGGCATTCGACAGTCTCAGGTCAACGTGAAGGCGGGGCTCACTTTCGGAGCTGGCCTGCGCAGTATCCTGCGCCAAGATCCGGATGTCATCATGGTGGGGGAGATGCGGGACGAAGAAACGGTGGAGATCGCCATCCGGGCCGCGCTGACCGGACACCTCGTCTTCAGCACATTACACACCAACGACGCCGCGGGAGCGATCCCCCGTCTGACCGACATGGGGGCGGCCCCCTTCCTGGTTTCCTCTGCCCTCATCTTAGTGGTGGCCCAGCGGTTGGTGCGGGTCATCTGTACGAACTGCAAGGAAGAAGCACCGCCCGATCCTGTCCTGATCCGACGGTTAGGACTTCAGGCCAAGGAGGGAGAGCTCAAGGTATTTCAGGGGAAAGGCTGTGATAAGTGCGACCAGACCGGCTACCGCGGCCGCATCGGGCTTTATGAATTGCTGACGGTTACGCCCGAACTCACCCCCCTCATTTTGGAACGGG belongs to Candidatus Methylomirabilota bacterium and includes:
- a CDS encoding ATPase, T2SS/T4P/T4SS family; this translates as MKPLGQRLIEAGLINETQLQAAMREQQRTRETLGTILIRLGFVDEEAVAAAVAAQARVKYVDLGQYSPQPEATQRVQENFARQKRLIPISFVGKALVVAMANPLDVLALDELRHLAKGPVEVVGAAESQVKKALDRAYGAGMGWKEVVEQSLQHVARKAGEALGESEVGQEPPIIRLIDNLISRAVQDGATDIHVEPEEKVVRTRFRVDGILRHAPHLPKELQGAITARIKVMANLDIAENRLPQDGRISFNAGGRDVDLRVSTFPTTQGENVVLRILDRSKLVLGLEQLGFAPDQLTTFKRLLMHPNGIILASGPTGSGKTTTLYSGLTYLNSEEQNIMTIEDPVEYEIPGIRQSQVNVKAGLTFGAGLRSILRQDPDVIMVGEMRDEETVEIAIRAALTGHLVFSTLHTNDAAGAIPRLTDMGAAPFLVSSALILVVAQRLVRVICTNCKEEAPPDPVLIRRLGLQAKEGELKVFQGKGCDKCDQTGYRGRIGLYELLTVTPELTPLILERADAGTIRRAARAQGMRTMVEDGIRKAIRGLTTLEEVARESVD